The Microbacterium limosum genome contains a region encoding:
- the ispD gene encoding 2-C-methyl-D-erythritol 4-phosphate cytidylyltransferase, translating into MSITPTPRVGIVVVAAGSGERLGAGAPKAFVGIDDHSILNHALRGVFRGPVAQVVVVAPAERAGDALTEALAVADRTDAAAPLPSGRRRDLVHVVAGAATRQGSVAAGLGALWAGIEVVLVHDAARALTPPEVFERVVAAVDETGAGVVPVLPVVDTLKRVAGSDVVEAVDRAPLAAAQTPQGFPRDVLDAAYRAAAAEFTDDTALVAAAGGRITTVPGHASAFKITTPADLERARSLVQDAGAYVQPHPHTSLAGAPAAPRVGIGTDVHAFGGEGELWLAGLRWPGEPALSGHSDGDAVAHAIVDALLAAAGLGDIGTHFGVDRPEFAGAHASAFLRRTLGLLGEAGWRVGNVSVQVQAGRPRFAARRAEAERTLSDALGGAPVSVSATTTDGLGFTGRTEGVAAFAVALLIPA; encoded by the coding sequence GTGAGCATCACGCCGACCCCCCGCGTCGGGATCGTCGTCGTCGCCGCCGGATCGGGGGAGCGCCTCGGTGCGGGTGCACCGAAGGCGTTCGTCGGGATAGACGACCACAGCATCCTGAACCACGCCCTCCGAGGGGTCTTCCGAGGCCCCGTGGCGCAGGTCGTCGTCGTCGCGCCCGCAGAGCGGGCGGGGGATGCGCTGACGGAAGCGCTCGCGGTGGCGGATCGGACGGATGCCGCGGCGCCGCTGCCCTCGGGCCGGCGGCGCGACCTGGTGCACGTCGTGGCCGGAGCGGCGACCCGGCAGGGTTCCGTCGCGGCGGGCCTCGGCGCGTTGTGGGCCGGGATCGAAGTCGTGCTCGTGCACGATGCCGCACGCGCCCTCACCCCGCCGGAGGTGTTCGAGAGGGTTGTGGCGGCGGTGGACGAGACGGGGGCGGGTGTCGTTCCCGTGCTCCCGGTCGTCGACACGCTCAAGCGCGTGGCCGGCTCCGACGTGGTGGAGGCGGTGGACCGGGCACCGCTCGCGGCCGCGCAGACGCCGCAGGGCTTCCCCCGCGACGTGCTCGATGCCGCGTACCGCGCCGCGGCGGCCGAATTCACCGACGACACGGCCCTCGTGGCCGCGGCCGGCGGCCGTATCACGACCGTGCCGGGTCACGCGTCGGCGTTCAAGATCACCACTCCCGCCGACCTCGAGCGTGCGCGCTCCCTCGTCCAGGATGCCGGGGCCTACGTGCAACCGCATCCGCACACCTCGCTGGCCGGCGCCCCGGCGGCGCCCCGGGTGGGCATCGGCACCGACGTGCACGCCTTCGGGGGCGAGGGGGAGCTGTGGCTCGCCGGCCTCCGCTGGCCGGGCGAGCCGGCGCTCTCGGGCCACTCCGACGGCGACGCCGTGGCGCACGCGATCGTCGATGCGCTCCTGGCCGCGGCGGGCCTCGGCGACATCGGCACCCACTTCGGCGTGGACCGGCCGGAATTCGCGGGCGCCCACGCATCCGCCTTCCTTCGACGCACGCTCGGACTCCTGGGCGAGGCCGGGTGGCGGGTCGGCAACGTCTCCGTGCAGGTGCAGGCCGGCCGCCCGCGGTTCGCCGCCCGTCGCGCGGAGGCCGAGCGGACGCTCTCCGACGCCCTCGGCGGCGCGCCCGTCTCGGTGTCGGCGACGACGACCGACGGGCTCGGCTTCACGGGGCGCACGGAGGGCGTGGCCGCCTTCGCCGTCGCGCTGCTGATCCCCGCCTGA
- a CDS encoding DMT family transporter — protein sequence MISALAVLAAALLFGTTGTSQALGPEGTTPLSVGAMRLVVGGTGLAVIAFVLARRAHRRGALAPRPRLTAAPLVLLALTGVCLALYQPLFFLGTARNGVAVGTVIALGSAPILAGVLEWSLTRRRPSGAWLLATALATAGVALIGVGGGTDAAGAGGTDPLGFLGSVGAGATFAIIANAQRRLLDDGWDPFTVVGAMGAGSAVLSAGVLPFVDLSWLAEPAGVVMAVWLGLATISLAYVLFTWGLNGLTAATAATLTLGEPLTASILGVAVLGEQLSVLAVAGLAVLAVGLATLAWGSRAPRDPKPFALEA from the coding sequence GTGATCTCCGCCCTCGCCGTCCTCGCGGCCGCCCTGCTGTTCGGCACCACCGGCACGTCGCAGGCGCTCGGCCCCGAGGGAACGACGCCCCTCTCGGTCGGGGCCATGCGCCTCGTCGTCGGCGGCACGGGGCTGGCTGTCATCGCCTTCGTGCTCGCCCGCCGCGCGCACCGCCGTGGCGCCCTCGCGCCGCGGCCCCGCCTCACCGCCGCGCCGCTGGTCCTTCTCGCACTCACGGGGGTGTGCCTCGCGCTGTACCAGCCGCTGTTCTTCCTGGGCACGGCGCGCAACGGCGTCGCGGTCGGCACGGTCATCGCGCTCGGCTCCGCTCCGATCCTCGCCGGCGTGCTCGAGTGGTCGCTGACGCGCCGGCGCCCGAGCGGCGCCTGGCTGCTCGCCACCGCGCTCGCCACCGCCGGCGTCGCGCTGATCGGCGTGGGCGGCGGGACGGATGCCGCGGGAGCCGGCGGCACCGACCCGCTCGGGTTCCTCGGCTCGGTGGGCGCGGGTGCGACCTTCGCGATCATCGCCAACGCTCAGCGTCGGCTCCTCGACGACGGCTGGGACCCGTTCACGGTGGTGGGTGCCATGGGAGCGGGCTCGGCGGTGCTCTCGGCCGGTGTGCTGCCCTTCGTCGACCTCTCGTGGCTCGCGGAGCCCGCGGGCGTCGTGATGGCCGTATGGCTCGGCCTCGCGACGATCTCCCTCGCCTACGTGCTGTTCACGTGGGGGCTGAACGGGCTGACCGCGGCGACCGCGGCGACGCTGACCCTCGGCGAGCCGCTGACCGCCAGCATCCTGGGCGTCGCGGTGCTCGGCGAGCAGCTGAGCGTGCTCGCCGTCGCGGGGCTCGCCGTGCTCGCGGTCGGCCTCGCGACCCTGGCATGGGGCTCCCGCGCCCCGCGCGACCCGAAGCCCTTCGCCCTGGAGGCCTGA